acaggaaaaaaaaccccatctattaattttaattgtcCACCTCCTAGACTGACATCatggaatgaataaacaaatatttttacgTAATTTACACTTACTctcaaaacttattttttcctaaaaagtaACACTAAAATATAGTATCTGTACTACAGCAAGTACTTCGGCTGCTCATTTACATACTTCTATTTACGATAACCTCTTTATTAACCCTTTAATCAATCAACACAGAACACTTAAAAATGTGCTGAAACGCAGCTGGTAGTTTAGTTTAGTTTCAGGTCAAACTGGAAGAAACTCATTCAACAAGGTAAGTCCCACTAAGAATTCCTAGAAAGTCTGTTCTTTCTTCCTAGAACAGAAAAACCTCGGCATATTTTAAAGTGGTTAATAGTCTCCTTACTCTGATTTCAACATTCCTCGATTTCAAGTTAAAGCGTATCTGAAGTCCCAAATGCTCCACAATAGGAGTAAATATCTTCAGCCAGTTCTCTTTTAGTGGCGTGTATCTGTTAGCTGGGACTGGAATTTTCCTGGtttcttctttcccattctacgacaaaagaaaacacaactcAGCAGTTGTTTAAAGGAATGAGGGTGAAGTTGTAACGACAACTGATCCTCAAAAAGCCTCCTTTAATTGGACAGATTAAACACCAGGAGAGTCGCCGCTCTGAACTTCACTCCAGAAAAAGCGTCATCACCCAGAGGCCACCGGGCCGACCCGTCTCTGGCCCCAGCCCCGTTCCTGTTCCTCGGTCCCAGCCAGTACCAGGAACCCGTCCCCGGAGAGGGGCGGGAAGACGGGCCTCTTAGCGGGTCGAGCTTCCTCGGTGTCCATGCAGGTCGCGTCGCCTCCCTCCTCCGGCGTGGACGGCTGCTCAGCCTGCCGTTTCTTCGCCCGCCGGCCACCTTTGCGGGTGACCTGACTGAAGCCGTCCTCGGCCAACGGGCTCTGTGCCTCCATCACgctttccattctccagagcCTCCAGCCCCAACCTCAGCTTCCAGCTTCAACACGTGCGAGGCTGTACCGCGCAGGCGCGCCTCGCAGGCCCCCAACCTCCGCCAACCAGCCCCAGGGCTCCGCCCTCTTTCCTAAGACGTCCCATGCGGGGGACCTAAAGCGGGAGTTTCTGCGTGTTTGTTGGTGAGGAGGGAGGGCTGTCCTAAAATATGCCTGATTCTTAGGTTCGCCCTCTGCCCACACCTCTCGCAGTCAGCGCGCTTTATAACCCATAATCTGTATCTGTACGAAAGGCACTAGGTAAAGCCATAACAAGTTTGTGTTGTTGGGGAAGGAAACTCTTGTGGGCCTGCACTAGAGCATCCGGCATTATCTGAGAAACCTAAAACTACTTGTTAGGTTTCTAGGGGCGCCTACGGCAGGCGGGAGGGACAAACTATCCGTAACGTTTGGACTCTGGTTTCCAGGTTTGTTTCGTCAGGGTTTGTTGGCTGTGTCCCGCTTGGCGGAGGCGAAATCTCTCGGCTGGACCATGTCGgcctttgagaagcctcagatcATCTCGCATATCCAGAAGAGCCTCAATTACACGGTGTTTGACTGTAAGTGGATGCCCTGCAGCGCCAAATTTGTGACCATGGGCAACTTCGCACGGGGCACCGGCGTCATTCAGCTGTACGAGATCCAGCAAGGGGACCTAAAGCTGCTGCGGGAGGTGGGTGCCGGGGCGAGACCTCCCAGTTCCAAAATCTGGGACTGCTGCTGGAGGGGAGTGCGGATCTTGGGGGCGGGAGTTCTGCGTTCCtttttgccaaagcctttgtccaGCGTCCCCCCAAAGCGGTGCTGAAACTGCGCGGGAGTAGCGAATCTGACCGCAGACTGAGGAATAATTCCGACGTAAAACGCTTTCGTTCGAGACCTGAATTCTCATCGGGCTAATTCATTCCTGCTTTGCTGGTCCCTTCCTCCAGccatccccacccctctcccaggCCAGTGCGAGGTCCCTGGAGGTGACGTTATAACTTCACGTTTAAATTCGAGGCGTTTCTGGGCAGTGCGCATTTGTTTGTGGagagtctttttttatttttattttttgaattttatttttaatataaatttatttattttaattagaggctaattactttacaatattgtattggttttgccatacatcaacatgaatccgccacgggtgtacacgtgttccccatcctgaacccccctcccacctccctccccgtaccatccctctcggtcatcccagtgcactagccccaagcatcctgtatcatgcatggaacctggactggcgattcgtttcatatatgatattatacatctttcaatgccattctcccaaatcatcccaccctctccctctcccacagagtccaaaagactgttctatacatctgtgtctcttgctgtctcgcatacagagttatcgttaccatctttctaaattccatatatatgcgttagtatactgtattggtgtttttctttccggcttacttcactgtgtataataggctccagtttcatccaccttatcagaactgattcaaatgtattctttttaatggctgagtaatactccattgtgtatatgtaccacagctttcttatccattcatctgctgatggacatctaggttgcttccatgtcctggctattataaacagtgctgcgatgaacgttggggtacatgtgtctctttcaattctggtttcctcggtgtgtatgcccagcagtgggattgctgggtcataaggcagttcttggagaaggcagtggcaccccgctccagtactcttgcctggaaaatcccatgggtggagaagcctggaaggctgcagtccatggggtcgagaagtgtgggacacgactgagcgacttccctttcacttttcactttcatgcactggagaaggaaatggcaacccactccagtgttcttgcctggagaatcccagggatgggggagcctggtgggcttccatctatggggtcacacagagttggacacgactgaagcgacttagcagtagcagaaggcagttctatttccagttttttaaggaatctccacactgtgctccatagtggctgtactagtttgcattcccaccaacagtgtaagagggttcccttttctccacaccttctccagcatttattgcttatagacttttggatcgcagccattctgactggcgtgaaatggtacctcattgtggttttgatttacatttctctgataatgactgatgttgagcatcttttcatgtgtttgttagccatctgtatgtcttctttggaaaaatgtctgtttagttctttggcccattttttgattgggtcgtttatttttctggaattgagctgcaagagttgcttgtatatttttgagattagttctttatCTGTGGAGAGTCTTTTAATGGGTCCAAGATAGTAAAATACTTGGTCATACAAGCAGAGCCAAAGCAGGCACTAGGATGCCTACTATGTAATTGGAGGAGACAATCCAAAACAATTATTCTTTCAACAAGTGTCAGTTGATTGCCTGGTATTCTCCAGCTAGTAAATGACAGACAATGTCCCTGATTACTGTggagtttttttttcctagtggGAGAGAGAATCAATTAAATAATCAAACTAACAATACATAAAACACAAACTGAGATGAATTCTCTAATGTAAAGGCACATGGTTCTATGagagtaaaaacaaaaccaaaaaaccagaTTTGCATTGAGTAAAAGCTAAGTAGGTCAAATTAGGAGTTGAGATTTCCAAGAGGAAACAGCTCAGCAATGAGGGAGAGAGATTATCTCCTTTTGGAACAAAACAGCTgagaggaggccttgcaaatgcTGTAGATCATTTAAAAGATTTGTGCCTGTTTTTGTAAGAAAAATGGGACTTCAATGAAGGGCTTTATGCAGGGTGTGGCAAGGTTAGGTTTACAAGTTTTGTAAAGATTACACTAATGGAAGAATTGGAGAATGAGGATATTAACTAACATTTTTATATCTGTTTACTAGTTTTTAAATGCCTTTAgagcactccaggactcttgcctggaaaatcccatggacggaggagcctggtaggctgcagtccatggggtcgctgggagtcggacacgactgagtgacttcattttcgcttttcactttcatgcattggagaaggaaacggcaacccactccagtgttcttgcctggagaatcccagggacaggggaacctgttgggctgccgtctatggggtcgcacagagtcggacacgactgaagtgatttagcagcagcagcagcagcaaaaaaaaaaaaaaaaagatcagttatACTCAGATGTTAGCACTGTCATAGACTACAGGGAAGTTTGTAACTCCAGGGACCAAAAACTATGGAGAGAATCTGCTTGGAGGAGTTAGGGCCTCAACTGATAGGCAAAGGATGCATACACTTTCTCTAGGAAAGCTTAGATTAGAAAGTATGTAAGGCCTCATccca
This region of Ovis canadensis isolate MfBH-ARS-UI-01 breed Bighorn chromosome 3, ARS-UI_OviCan_v2, whole genome shotgun sequence genomic DNA includes:
- the PNO1 gene encoding RNA-binding protein PNO1 isoform X2, giving the protein MESVMEAQSPLAEDGFSQVTRKGGRRAKKRQAEQPSTPEEGGDATCMDTEEARPAKRPVFPPLSGDGFLNGKEETRKIPVPANRYTPLKENWLKIFTPIVEHLGLQIRFNLKSRNVEIRTCKETKDVSALTKAADFVKAFILGFQVEDALALIRLDDLFLESFEITDGKFTSLVLFKTSRWQELPFATSFWEILHQRFMAIFELWLAERQTDSDFTSRTFNL